Sequence from the Cryptococcus neoformans var. neoformans JEC21 chromosome 1, complete sequence genome:
CCTGTGATAGGCTTGTGTCAGCATGACAACTGTCTTGAGTGTGAAGACAGAAACCgaccttccatctccccaGAAACTACCTCCCGTTTCCGAGAACACTAAACTATATCCGATGAAGAACCACTGAAAGGAGACAATTCCCAGGGAGACCAGAGATAGGAAGAGCATTGACAAGGCATTTTTTCGTCGAGCAAGACCAGAGTACAGGTATCCAAGACCGGGAAGCTGCGGAGCTATGAATATCTGGTAACTTCTGGTGGCAAAAACAGATAACGCACCATGAAAACAATTAAAGCCGAACAAGTAAGCACCCATGCTATGTCTCCTGGGTCGAAAGCTAAAGGGAACAGTCAATATTCTGCTCTGTTTTACAAAGGGCGAACTCACCTGTTGGTTGACCAGCTAAGGTGGAGATAATGTCGGTTCCTAAAGGCTCGAAGTGAACCGCTCCATCGGACGACGACAGCAGTGCTCCATAAGTTATGTTGACCATTTTGCTTAGAATGTTCTGCAGTCGATGTGCTATGTGGTCGGCGAGAAGATGTGTCTGGCTGTTTGCTGGCTGGTACCCTTTCCACCGTCGATAGTCGACTCGCTTGCAGTTCCACTGTCTTTCCAGACTCTTGATATGGGTGTTTCTCACTTTcttcaaaaaaaaaaggataaTAGATTGATGCAGGTGTATGTTACTGTActtatttattttttagCTTTTTGGAGAGAGAATCTTCTTGTGGCGGGGTGAGAAAATGCATATCTGCCAGGAAGCTGGAGGCTCATTCGTTTCGCATATGGAGCGTGCAGCAAAAAATAGATAGAGCCTAATCGATCGGATAATTCAGCTCGCCAGATAACTAACCCAGCTCTGATTGGCCAACCCGCTCCATGAATCCTCAATTATCATTTGTCGACGGTTTTAGTGCGATCTGGACAAGGCACAGATTGGGAAGTCACCATTAGATTTCCTTCGGCCGTCCCACAGTCCATTATCTTTCCATTAGTAACAACTACCAAAAATTTCTAATGAGTATTAGATTCCGCCGGCCTACACGGAGTGTGGAGTTGCCCGTGATGTCCATCCCCAAATAACGGAGCAACCGCGAGAAGGGAGAGCCGTTCCTACTAAAGTGACCAGCCGAGAAATCCGAAAGAGATCAAACTCAAAATCCAGACTGGATGTTTACGACGACCAACGGCGGAATTCTTCTTGTTGATAGTAAGTTCAATGCTCCCGATTATTGCGGAAGACCATAAGAAGACATCGAATACTGCATACCAAGGGGCAGGCCTTTAGGAAGCTCAATGGTCAAATACCTGCCAGTAAAACACAACAATGACTCAGCTCGACGATCGCTTGGACGATTTCCtgcgaggaagaaagcaGAAAGGCCGATTCAGGAGTCTCAAAGAATACGATACATCACCACATTCTGGTCTCACAGATTTTGTGAGTCTTCTTTCTTGTCTGAACAGCAAGCTTATTAACCGACTCGGGCTGTGTACTCGCAGTCGTCAAATGACTATCTCTCATTAACTTCCTCTGAATCATTGCGTTCCGCGTATCTTGAGCGCCTTGCCAACAGTCCCCAAATACTCGGGTCGACAGGCTCTCGACTGCTCAGTGGCTGTAGTCCTGCCCATTCTGCCCTGGAAAATCGTCTCTCAACTCTCTTCAATTCCCCATCTGCGCTCCTTTTCAATTCAGGGTGGGATGCCAATGTGTCCTTTTTTGCCACGGTTCCCCAAGCGTCGGATTGGGTCATTTGTGATGAGCTAGTCCACGCGTCTGTTCATTCGGGCCTAAGGTCATCAAGGGTACCTCCAGAGAAGAGGCTGATCTTTCCTCATAACAGTCCAGAAGGGTTGGAGAAAGTGCTACAACAAATTGCTCGAAATCCCAGCTCTGGGCACGATTCCACCGTATTTCTGGCGCTGGAAAGTCTGTATTCGATGGACGGGGACATGgctccccttccccttctgcTAGACATTTTTGAGCAATATGTGCCGAGGACTAGACAGTGTGTTGTAGTAGACGAGGCGCATTCAACTGGCGTTTATGGCGAGCATGGTAAAGGTCTAGTCTATGCCTtaggtgaggaaggaggatgggcaCCAGGAGATGGCAATAAAAGGGGGAAGTCGAGGGTGGATGTGAGATTGATGACGTTCGGCAAGGCGGTTGGATGCTCTGGAGGTGAGCCGATCGCATTCTGAGATCGGGTAGATTGAAAAGTTGAATGTCGTTGAATAGCGGTTTTATTATGCTCGCCTACCGTGCGGACCTTCCTTATCAACTTTGCTCGGCCCTTTATTTTCTCCACCGCTATGCCTCATTCAACGGTAATCGCACTCCAATGTGTCTGGGACCTGTTGCTCGGCTTAGAAGGAAATAAGGTTTGTCGCTCAGAGGCGAGTTGGTTTACAGCTAATAGTTCACTACTTTCAGCGTCGTGAGAGCCTTATGGCTATTGCTGCTTACATTCATTCCCTTTTGAATGATCTTTTACGAAATACTCCTGCCGAGATTTTGCGCCTTCCCCCAAACTCTGGTGCCCAGTTCACTTTTCATATTCCCCCTCATGATACTGAGAGCGTATCATCTAGCCCGTTATCCCCTATCCTGGGGTTACTGACTCCGACGCCGCATGCTCTATCTGCATTTCTTCTAGAGAAAGGTTTCATCGTGAGACCAGTTGTACCACCCACTGTACCCCCAGGGGCCGAGCGCGTTCGTATATGTCTTCGCGCAAGCATGGACAAGAAGGTCATCGATCAACTGATGGCTGCTTTAAGAGAATGGGTGGAGAGCAAAATGAATGTTGGCGTCATGAGAGCAAAACTATGAGAACATGTTTTGAAACAAGCAAATTAGCATACTTCACAATAGATTGACAACATCGTGTAACTGTGCATATAAAAAGCGCCCCATCTTTTTACTATATCAAATCATCGCATATGAATCTTTAATTACTAGGCCAATTGTGATACATACTACCTGATCTCGCTATGACAGCcgaagatggtggtggcCCACTTTCATTCTGCCTGCTGCTGATACTACTGTTGTAGTATATGAGTTGCCTGATTGGTGAATCAAAGGGGGTAGCAGCAAAGACAACCGTCACTGCCTGTGTTGGTGGAGTcggtcatcttcttctgaatGATACTCCCATTACTTCGTTATTTGTTATTATATACGTACAGCTTCTTCGCGTCGTCCTGCGTGCACCGGCCACTACGCTCCAGCAATTGGCCAGTAGTAATATATCAGTGATGTCCAATGGTATAAACAAGTCGAATTAGATCGCATATCACTATTGTCTACTATTATTGCTGCATGCTGAGTCGGCTATATTACTACCAAGTGCTGCAGGCCTACAGCCTATCCCATCTCGAGAATTATCCCTTCTCAACGCGATTGACAGTAGACAAGAGGCGGGCGTGTCCGCTTTATCAATGTAAGCAGTCATCGGCCGAAAATGCTCGTCGGCCGGGTAAGCCGATGGCCAAATGAGAGTCTGCTTATAGGTTGACTCAGAAAGTCAGAAACTACCTGGTTTTATAAAAGCATCTCCCCCATCTTTGTTTTTCTTTACTCTTTCTTACACCTTCTCTCTCATAAAAAGTAACCTAACTCATACATACTGTAAGTCCTGTCCTTCTATCTCGTGTCCGCTCTCCATCTGGGCTTTCCGCTAAGTCTTTCCTGGCCGCCACTTAGCCCCACCATAATGCCTGCTCCGATAACCACTCCTAGGACTCTTTATGACAAAGTCTTTGACGATCACGTCGTACACTCCGGGGAAGGCGATACCCTTATCTACATCGACCGCCATCTTGTTCACGAAGTTACTTCTCCTCAAGCTTTTGAAGGTTTGAGAAATGCTGGACGAAAAGTTCGCAGACCGGACTGTACACTTGTCACTGTCGACCACAACATTCCGTGAGTAGCTGGGGACCAGTAACTTGCCGTGTATTTGAGCTAACCGATACGACGCTATACAGTACCATTTCTCGTAAGAATTTCAAGAACGTCAACACTTTCATTGGTGAGGCGGACAGTCGGGCGCAGGTTGCCGCCCTCGAAGACAATGTGAAGGAGTTTGGCCTCACATACTTCGGTATGAACGACAAGCGACAAGGTATGAGTTCTATGGCAGTACGCTTCCTTATAATTCTGATGCACTGTCTTAGGCATTGTTCACATCATCGGTCCAGAGCAAGGATTCACTCTTCCCGGTACAACTGTTTGCTGCGGTGATTCCCACACTTCCAGTAAGCCAGTTGCTTGATAATTGTGTGAGTTTACG
This genomic interval carries:
- a CDS encoding 8-amino-7-oxononanoatesynthase, putative: MTQLDDRLDDFLRGRKQKGRFRSLKEYDTSPHSGLTDFSSNDYLSLTSSESLRSAYLERLANSPQILGSTGSRLLSGCSPAHSALENRLSTLFNSPSALLFNSGWDANVSFFATVPQASDWVICDELVHASVHSGLRSSRVPPEKRLIFPHNSPEGLEKVLQQIARNPSSGHDSTVFLALESLYSMDGDMAPLPLLLDIFEQYVPRTRQCVVVDEAHSTGVYGEHGKGLVYALGEEGGWAPGDGNKRGKSRVDVRLMTFGKAVGCSGAVLLCSPTVRTFLINFARPFIFSTAMPHSTVIALQCVWDLLLGLEGNKRRESLMAIAAYIHSLLNDLLRNTPAEILRLPPNSGAQFTFHIPPHDTESVSSSPLSPILGLLTPTPHALSAFLLEKGFIVRPVVPPTVPPGAERVRICLRASMDKKVIDQLMAALREWVESKMNVGVMRAKL